The following proteins are co-located in the Candidatus Avedoeria danica genome:
- a CDS encoding RtcB family protein: MKLIDGVPVWGDLQPEALAQMVNCARHDDVVGCALMADHHLGYAVPVGGVIAYGEHISPSGVGYDIACGNKAVLLDIPAAEVRARIETIMDDIWCALEFGVGRQNPDAPDHALFDDDPAWRLDSVAPHKEMARLQLGTIGSGNHYVDLFEDEQGRTWVGVHFGSRGLGHKLATHYVQAGGGRDGINVDPVLLQQDSDLGREYIAAMTLAGRFAYAGRDWVSQRVAQLLGAQVLDEVHNHHNFAWLESHGGRDVWVVRKGATPAFPGQRGFVGGSMGDISVILEGVASDDAAATFASTVHGAGRVMSRTAAAGKYKGWGANRRQVSRGAVSPGMMAEWLEREGVTLRGGGLDESPHAYRRLPDVLEAHAASIRILHTLRPIGVAMAGADVADPYRD; this comes from the coding sequence ATGAAGCTTATCGACGGTGTGCCGGTGTGGGGCGACCTGCAGCCGGAGGCCCTGGCCCAGATGGTCAACTGCGCTCGCCACGACGACGTGGTCGGGTGCGCACTCATGGCCGACCACCACCTCGGCTACGCGGTGCCGGTCGGGGGTGTAATCGCATATGGCGAGCACATCTCGCCGAGCGGCGTCGGATACGACATCGCCTGCGGGAACAAGGCCGTGCTGCTCGACATACCGGCGGCCGAGGTGCGGGCCCGGATCGAGACGATCATGGACGACATCTGGTGCGCGCTCGAGTTCGGCGTCGGGCGCCAGAACCCCGACGCGCCGGACCACGCGCTGTTCGACGACGATCCGGCCTGGCGCCTCGACTCCGTCGCACCACACAAAGAGATGGCGCGGCTCCAGCTGGGGACGATCGGTAGCGGCAACCACTACGTCGACCTCTTCGAAGACGAGCAGGGCCGCACATGGGTCGGTGTCCACTTCGGTAGTCGCGGCCTTGGGCACAAGTTGGCAACCCACTACGTCCAGGCTGGCGGCGGTCGGGACGGGATCAACGTCGACCCGGTGCTCCTGCAGCAGGACAGCGACCTCGGCCGCGAGTACATCGCCGCGATGACGCTGGCCGGCCGGTTCGCCTACGCCGGCCGCGACTGGGTGAGCCAGCGCGTCGCCCAGCTGCTCGGCGCCCAGGTCCTCGATGAGGTGCACAACCACCACAACTTCGCTTGGCTCGAATCCCACGGCGGCCGCGATGTGTGGGTCGTCCGCAAGGGCGCGACGCCGGCCTTCCCAGGGCAGCGCGGGTTCGTCGGCGGCTCGATGGGCGACATCAGCGTCATCCTCGAGGGCGTGGCCTCCGACGACGCGGCCGCAACGTTCGCGTCGACCGTGCATGGCGCGGGCCGAGTGATGAGCCGCACCGCCGCCGCGGGCAAGTACAAGGGCTGGGGCGCCAACCGTCGGCAGGTAAGCCGCGGCGCCGTCAGCCCGGGCATGATGGCCGAGTGGCTGGAGCGCGAGGGCGTGACGCTGCGCGGCGGCGGGCTGGACGAGTCGCCGCACGCGTATCGCCGACTGCCCGACGTGCTCGAGGCGCACGCGGCGTCCATCCGGATCCTGCACACGCTGCGGCCGATCGGCGTGGCTATGGCCGGAGCCGACGTCGCGGATCCGTACAGGGATTGA
- a CDS encoding recombinase family protein translates to MLIGYARVSTEDQNLDLQVDALTKAGCDRIFEDRLSGAVAQRPGLAEAIAFAREGDTLVVWRLDRLGRSLKNLIEVVGSLEDRGIGLKSLQEAIDTSSSSGRLVFQIFGALAEFERNLIRERTMAGLAAARARGKQGGRPMKLDEAKVKLLYDLYDERKRPIAEICRLVGIAKPTLYEYLRRRAG, encoded by the coding sequence ATGTTAATTGGATACGCGCGGGTCTCGACCGAGGACCAGAATCTCGATCTCCAGGTCGACGCACTCACGAAGGCGGGGTGCGATCGGATCTTCGAGGATCGGCTGAGCGGCGCGGTTGCACAGCGACCAGGGCTTGCGGAGGCGATTGCCTTCGCCCGCGAGGGGGACACGCTGGTGGTGTGGCGTCTGGATCGCTTGGGGCGCTCGCTCAAGAATCTCATCGAGGTAGTCGGGTCGCTTGAGGATCGTGGGATCGGGCTCAAGAGCCTACAAGAGGCGATCGACACCAGCAGCAGCAGTGGCCGCCTCGTGTTTCAGATTTTCGGAGCGTTGGCAGAGTTCGAGCGCAATCTGATCCGGGAGCGGACGATGGCCGGCCTGGCGGCTGCTCGAGCTCGAGGTAAGCAGGGTGGGCGGCCGATGAAGCTCGACGAGGCCAAGGTAAAACTTCTCTACGATCTCTATGACGAGCGAAAGCGACCGATCGCGGAGATCTGCCGGCTGGTGGGGATCGCCAAGCCGACGCTGTATGAGTATCTCAGGCGTCGGGCTGGTTGA
- a CDS encoding YcaQ family DNA glycosylase gives MRTLTLAAARRIALAAQGFADPLPSGRPDVRHLRRVVDRVAAVQLDSVNVFARAHHMPFASRLGWPAPGIVDRHMNETGELFEYWGHMASSMPVAMQPLFRWKMDQAWPWKRIDQIAVDRPGFVERTFDFVAANGPLTIKELDDVGTRDDGWWRSEGRVVLEWLFAKGRLTAWRRPDFTRVYDVPERRLPATVLAMPTPDPIEARRALVAIAARSLGVFTLGDAADYWRFLRAETAARLAELERSGEVERVAVEGWCEPTWLAVGAAEPRRIRARALLSPFDPLVWYRPRAQRLFDFAYLIEIYVPEAKRVHGYYVLPFLLGEDLVARVDLKADRSAGRLLVRSAWLEPGYDAEHVARELAEVLREAAAGVGAGEVVVEDKGDLAGALGRAMG, from the coding sequence ATGCGCACCCTGACCCTTGCCGCCGCCCGGCGCATCGCCTTGGCGGCCCAGGGCTTCGCGGACCCCCTGCCGTCCGGCCGCCCCGACGTGCGCCACCTGCGCCGCGTCGTCGACCGGGTGGCGGCGGTTCAGCTGGACAGCGTGAACGTGTTCGCCCGGGCGCACCACATGCCGTTCGCCAGCCGGCTCGGCTGGCCGGCGCCGGGGATCGTCGACCGCCACATGAACGAGACCGGCGAGCTGTTCGAGTACTGGGGCCACATGGCGTCGAGCATGCCGGTGGCGATGCAGCCGCTGTTTCGGTGGAAGATGGACCAGGCGTGGCCGTGGAAACGGATCGATCAGATCGCGGTCGACCGCCCTGGGTTCGTCGAGCGGACGTTCGACTTCGTCGCGGCCAACGGGCCGCTGACGATCAAGGAACTGGACGACGTCGGGACGCGCGACGACGGGTGGTGGCGGTCGGAAGGCCGTGTCGTCCTGGAGTGGTTGTTTGCCAAGGGGCGCCTGACGGCGTGGCGCCGCCCCGACTTCACCCGCGTGTACGACGTGCCGGAGCGGCGTCTTCCCGCCACCGTGCTGGCGATGCCGACGCCCGACCCCATCGAGGCGCGCCGCGCGCTCGTCGCGATCGCCGCCCGCAGCCTGGGGGTGTTCACGCTGGGCGACGCGGCGGACTACTGGCGTTTCTTGCGTGCCGAAACCGCGGCGCGGCTGGCCGAGCTCGAGCGGAGCGGCGAGGTCGAGCGGGTTGCCGTCGAGGGCTGGTGCGAACCGACGTGGCTTGCGGTTGGCGCTGCCGAGCCGCGCCGCATCCGCGCCCGCGCGCTGCTGTCCCCGTTCGACCCGCTCGTCTGGTACCGCCCGCGGGCGCAGCGGCTGTTTGACTTCGCGTACCTGATCGAGATCTATGTGCCTGAGGCCAAGCGCGTCCACGGGTATTACGTGCTGCCGTTCCTGCTGGGCGAGGATCTGGTGGCGCGGGTCGACCTCAAGGCGGATCGGTCCGCGGGGCGGCTGCTGGTGCGGTCGGCATGGCTCGAGCCGGGTTATGACGCGGAGCACGTGGCGCGTGAACTGGCGGAGGTGCTGCGCGAGGCGGCGGCAGGGGTGGGGGCGGGGGAGGTCGTCGTCGAGGACAAGGGGGATCTGGCGGGGGCGTTAGGGCGGGCGATGGGGTGA
- a CDS encoding DUF4389 domain-containing protein, translated as MTTFFRIIWAIPILIIFGLIAGGGQTETVEAVRDGGEIIRTARSAGAGIAAQLTIATALMIAFRKHYPRWWFDFQLELARFGNRVGAYMALLTDVYPSTVEAQSVHLDVDYPNVELELNPWLALVKWLLAIPHYIVLIFLSLAAFVAVIIAWFAILFTGRYPRPLFDFVVGVARWWMRVSAYAFLLVTDEYPPFSLQ; from the coding sequence ATGACCACCTTCTTCCGGATCATCTGGGCCATCCCCATCCTCATCATCTTCGGCCTGATCGCGGGGGGCGGCCAGACCGAAACCGTCGAGGCGGTTCGGGATGGGGGCGAGATCATCCGGACGGCGCGGTCGGCGGGCGCCGGGATCGCGGCCCAGCTCACGATCGCCACGGCGTTGATGATCGCCTTTCGCAAGCACTATCCGCGCTGGTGGTTCGACTTCCAGCTCGAGCTGGCGCGCTTCGGGAATCGGGTCGGGGCGTACATGGCCCTGCTCACCGACGTGTACCCGTCCACCGTCGAGGCGCAGTCCGTCCACCTGGACGTCGACTACCCGAACGTGGAGCTGGAGCTGAATCCCTGGCTGGCCCTGGTGAAGTGGCTGCTGGCGATCCCGCACTACATCGTGCTGATCTTCCTCTCGCTCGCCGCCTTCGTCGCGGTGATCATCGCCTGGTTCGCGATCCTCTTCACCGGCCGCTACCCGCGCCCGCTGTTCGACTTCGTCGTCGGCGTCGCGCGCTGGTGGATGCGCGTGTCCGCCTACGCCTTCCTGCTCGTGACGGACGAGTATCCGCCGTTCAGCTTGCAGTAG
- a CDS encoding CopG family transcriptional regulator — translation MDTHNVTVSLPRDVLLRVKVIAAQRRTSVSSLLIDALEQLVAREDAFARGRRHHLATLEAPADLGTNGVIHANRGDLHAR, via the coding sequence ATGGATACCCACAACGTGACGGTATCGCTGCCAAGGGATGTTCTACTCCGGGTCAAGGTCATCGCCGCGCAGCGACGGACATCGGTGTCGAGCCTGCTGATCGACGCGTTGGAGCAGCTCGTCGCCCGCGAGGATGCGTTTGCGCGAGGGCGCCGGCACCACCTGGCGACGCTGGAGGCGCCGGCCGACCTCGGGACGAACGGTGTGATCCACGCAAACCGAGGCGATCTGCATGCGCGATGA
- a CDS encoding PD40 domain-containing protein has product MLPLAAASSDRAGGCREIVFDDTATGVLQGPTDLYAIQPSGVGRRQLTNTDDMAEAQPSWSPDRRSVAYTGSLVGDDANAWGIWVLNAATGERRQLTSGPNDFEPDWRPDGASILFTRITRTGNAIAAAELAVVAPDGTGYRPIVRLSDGSGTIGNPSWSPDGRRIAFTLARALDGGELYVANADGTETRRLLAHGGWDDIDSRWSPDGRYLAFASGANQAGPVVHDIWLMDLTTGIVGTVAHHALWNLRRPTWSPDGRRLVFAAHYQDSPPAGRCSRCRPLAANLWGRSRAESSRIGRAPRSADSQRLCRAPLPPGRRLLRPRHSRRPHHQNRPLLARLRRIQSRRRSRR; this is encoded by the coding sequence TTGCTTCCCCTCGCCGCCGCCAGTAGCGACCGCGCCGGCGGATGCCGGGAGATCGTCTTCGACGACACAGCCACCGGTGTCCTTCAAGGCCCGACCGATCTGTACGCCATCCAGCCCTCCGGTGTTGGCAGGCGGCAGCTGACGAACACGGACGACATGGCCGAGGCGCAGCCGAGCTGGTCGCCCGATCGACGCAGTGTGGCCTACACCGGCAGTTTGGTCGGCGACGATGCCAATGCCTGGGGCATATGGGTACTGAACGCGGCGACGGGCGAGCGACGGCAGCTTACTAGCGGCCCCAACGACTTCGAGCCGGACTGGCGGCCAGACGGCGCATCGATCCTCTTCACCAGGATAACGCGGACGGGCAATGCCATCGCCGCCGCCGAGTTGGCCGTTGTGGCGCCGGACGGCACGGGCTATCGCCCGATCGTACGTCTATCCGACGGCTCCGGGACGATCGGCAACCCGTCATGGTCGCCGGACGGGAGGCGGATCGCGTTCACTTTGGCCCGTGCACTGGACGGCGGCGAGCTCTATGTGGCGAATGCCGACGGCACTGAAACGCGCCGGTTGCTGGCCCACGGCGGCTGGGATGACATCGACTCCCGTTGGTCGCCTGACGGCCGCTATCTCGCGTTCGCCTCTGGCGCGAACCAGGCCGGCCCTGTGGTGCACGATATCTGGCTGATGGACCTCACTACTGGAATTGTGGGTACCGTCGCCCACCATGCGCTGTGGAATCTACGGCGGCCGACATGGTCGCCTGACGGCAGAAGGCTTGTGTTCGCCGCCCATTACCAAGACTCTCCGCCCGCTGGTCGCTGTTCGCGGTGCCGGCCTTTGGCGGCGAACTTGTGGGGCCGATCTCGAGCGGAGTCGAGCCGGATTGGTCGAGCACCGCGATCGGCGGATTCCCAACGCCTATGCCGGGCGCCACTGCCCCCAGGCCGACGCCTCTTGCGCCCCCGCCATTCCCGACGTCCCCACCACCAGAACCGACCGTTGCTGGCGCGCCTCCGACGAATCCAGTCCCGCCGACGTTCCCGGCGATGA
- a CDS encoding pentapeptide repeat-containing protein, with product MMQVLFRALELPGAGAHWIWRRRKLSALTAATVLFVYRVIDTHSADWTSIAVYGKSVWDWLGLLIIPVMLAIGAWLLSERRTATDRELASRREQDEVFRVYLDRLESLLLDNELRNSQLDSEVRHVARARTLTVLRQLAGDRKREVVQFLSESGLIQSTDDTSPVISLRGSSLVLADPSTTKLHGVEFDTADISFADLRGADLRAATLRRTDLTGVDFTAPKSQWVGMANSWLGTLVVRIIEWTSNIDSRLGKMGLDGADLSDADLTGANLGHADLRGANLQRAKLCEAALLVADLKGANLAGANLAAAVLWQSDVRNADLRNANLTDANGTGANVEELT from the coding sequence ATGATGCAAGTACTGTTCCGGGCCTTAGAATTGCCGGGCGCGGGAGCGCATTGGATTTGGCGTCGCCGAAAGCTTTCGGCACTAACGGCCGCCACCGTTCTGTTCGTATATCGTGTGATCGACACACACAGTGCGGATTGGACAAGCATTGCAGTATACGGAAAGTCGGTATGGGATTGGCTGGGCCTTCTGATCATCCCCGTGATGCTTGCTATTGGTGCTTGGCTACTCTCCGAGCGAAGGACGGCTACTGATAGGGAACTAGCTTCGCGTCGGGAACAAGATGAGGTTTTTCGTGTGTACTTGGACCGCTTGGAAAGCCTCCTATTGGATAATGAGTTGCGGAATTCGCAGTTGGATTCTGAAGTCCGACATGTTGCGCGTGCAAGGACACTTACCGTCCTGCGGCAGTTGGCTGGGGATCGCAAGCGTGAAGTAGTGCAGTTCTTGTCTGAGTCGGGGCTTATTCAGTCTACGGACGATACATCGCCCGTTATTTCGCTACGTGGATCGAGCCTAGTCTTGGCAGATCCCTCTACGACGAAGCTTCATGGAGTGGAGTTTGATACCGCTGACATTAGCTTCGCGGATCTGCGCGGGGCAGATCTTCGAGCAGCGACGTTGCGTAGAACGGACCTAACAGGAGTGGATTTCACTGCCCCGAAGTCGCAGTGGGTAGGAATGGCAAATTCATGGCTTGGGACTCTGGTTGTGCGAATCATAGAGTGGACCAGCAACATCGACTCGCGGCTCGGTAAGATGGGTCTAGACGGAGCAGATTTGAGCGATGCAGATCTTACAGGGGCTAATTTGGGACACGCTGACCTTCGTGGTGCGAACCTGCAACGGGCCAAACTCTGTGAAGCGGCCCTGTTAGTGGCGGATCTGAAAGGCGCGAATCTCGCTGGTGCGAATCTAGCCGCAGCGGTGCTGTGGCAATCAGATGTCCGCAATGCCGACCTGCGCAACGCGAACCTAACCGACGCCAACGGAACTGGCGCGAATGTTGAGGAGCTAACCTAG
- a CDS encoding tyrosine-type recombinase/integrase — protein MSPLRPHDLRHTFAFLLSRATNADAYELERRLGHRSGRYISRYTNPPEAVAAGYVEDL, from the coding sequence GTGAGTCCGCTGCGACCACACGATCTGCGGCACACGTTCGCATTCCTGCTCTCTCGGGCCACGAATGCCGACGCCTACGAGCTCGAACGGCGGCTGGGTCATCGTTCGGGCCGTTACATCAGCCGCTACACCAACCCACCGGAGGCGGTGGCAGCCGGGTACGTGGAGGACTTGTGA
- a CDS encoding MFS transporter, whose protein sequence is MSLFHRILANSLVASVVNTFVWFAVTFWVYLETRSVIATSVMAGIYTVTVALSGFALGTIVDRYPKKAAMLASSLASLALYVVAAGVYAGHPPSAFRSAANWPLWAFVLCTLIGAIAGNLRGITLSTLVTTLVPADMRDRANGLVGTANGVAFLAASIFSGLAIGYLGVTWMLVLAIGLTALVVADLVRLTIPDVPPADAAAGDVVPPAIHPSVIHAAVEVVPEVPGRPGIDLRGTIAAVRAVPGLFGLIFFQTFNNFLGGVFMALMDAYGLLLVSVQVWGALWGGLSVAFIVGGIAVARFGLGARPLRALFAANIAMWAACIAFPLRASIVLLTAGMFVWLSLAPVAEAAEQTILQKVVSPERQGRVFGFAQSVEQAATPITAFLIGPIAEFVFIPYMTTGAGVAQLGPWFGTGPDRGLGLVFVVVGCLGLAVTVGAMRTRAYRALSAYDTAGAAGASTPAEAAA, encoded by the coding sequence ATGTCGCTCTTCCACCGCATCCTCGCCAACTCCCTCGTCGCCTCGGTCGTCAACACGTTCGTCTGGTTCGCCGTCACGTTCTGGGTCTACCTCGAGACGCGATCCGTCATCGCCACGTCCGTCATGGCCGGGATCTACACCGTCACCGTCGCCCTGTCCGGCTTCGCGCTCGGGACGATCGTGGACCGCTATCCCAAGAAGGCGGCGATGCTCGCCTCCAGCCTCGCGTCGCTCGCCCTCTATGTCGTCGCGGCGGGCGTCTACGCCGGCCATCCGCCGTCCGCCTTTCGCAGCGCGGCCAACTGGCCGCTCTGGGCATTCGTCCTGTGCACCCTGATCGGGGCGATCGCCGGCAATCTGCGCGGGATCACGCTCTCGACGCTCGTGACGACGCTCGTCCCCGCGGACATGCGCGACCGGGCGAACGGCCTCGTCGGAACGGCGAACGGCGTCGCGTTCCTGGCCGCATCGATCTTCAGCGGCCTGGCGATCGGCTACCTCGGCGTGACGTGGATGCTCGTCCTGGCGATCGGGCTGACGGCGCTCGTCGTGGCGGATCTCGTCCGCCTGACGATCCCGGACGTGCCGCCGGCCGACGCAGCTGCGGGCGACGTCGTGCCCCCAGCCATTCACCCATCTGTCATCCACGCCGCCGTCGAGGTCGTACCCGAGGTGCCCGGTCGGCCCGGCATCGACCTGCGCGGCACGATCGCGGCCGTCCGGGCCGTGCCGGGCCTGTTCGGCCTCATCTTCTTCCAGACGTTCAACAACTTCCTGGGCGGCGTCTTCATGGCGCTCATGGACGCCTACGGGCTGCTGCTCGTCTCGGTCCAGGTCTGGGGCGCGCTCTGGGGTGGGCTGAGCGTTGCGTTCATCGTCGGCGGCATCGCGGTGGCGCGGTTCGGCCTCGGCGCCCGCCCGCTGCGCGCGCTGTTCGCCGCCAACATCGCCATGTGGGCGGCGTGCATCGCCTTCCCGTTGCGGGCCTCGATCGTCCTGCTGACCGCTGGGATGTTCGTCTGGCTCAGCCTGGCGCCGGTCGCCGAGGCGGCCGAGCAGACGATCCTCCAGAAGGTCGTCTCGCCCGAGCGCCAGGGACGGGTGTTCGGGTTCGCGCAGAGCGTCGAGCAGGCCGCCACGCCGATCACGGCGTTCCTCATCGGCCCGATCGCCGAGTTCGTGTTCATCCCGTACATGACGACCGGCGCCGGCGTGGCGCAGCTCGGGCCGTGGTTCGGGACGGGTCCCGACCGCGGCCTCGGGCTCGTGTTCGTCGTCGTCGGCTGCCTCGGCCTGGCCGTGACGGTCGGGGCGATGCGGACCCGGGCGTACCGGGCGCTCAGCGCCTACGACACGGCCGGCGCGGCGGGAGCTTCGACGCCGGCCGAGGCGGCGGCCTGA